The sequence below is a genomic window from Theobroma cacao cultivar B97-61/B2 chromosome 6, Criollo_cocoa_genome_V2, whole genome shotgun sequence.
AGTCATCTTACAAAAAGTAACTGGAAAATTATACAATCATGATTAATGTTTAAGCAATACTTAACATCTATACTTGTATGCCACCaacagaaaaaagaattaactGCAGaacaaattttgtatacaaTGACAATTGTATAAGATAAATCATAGAGATAATAATTGACCAAGAGAAGATATGGTACACAGAAATAATCGTTAATACTTACCACCAAACTAATAGaataacaataaaatcaaacatttaattgttattaattaaaagaaaaaaaataagcaaTAAGTAATGAATAAATAATAGAAACTTACTGTCAACAGATTTTCTCTAAAAGCAATGTCTCAAATATGTGGACAATATGTTCAAACAATAACTCGAGGAAACTGCCACAATAAAAGTATACATGAAAATACggtaatgaaaatttcaatatgtTGACAATAAGTTGAACATTAATTccattataataaaaaattaaagaaaacatACAATGTATTAACCACACAGTTCAAACCTACAGAATATAgcaataaatatttgaaatttaacagaataaaaaaaataaaaaaggaaaaaattcaaacaCTTCATATTTAACTATGTTATAATGAAAACTGATGAAAATCAGAATGATATTAAATAACCAAAAGAATAAActactaaataaaaaagaggtATCGTTATTAGTTAAAAGATAATGAAAGCATGACAAAaaacttaaagaaaataaacaatttgTGCAGCAACAACACATAGAAAACTATTGAAGCAaacaaattaatgaattatgatcaataaaaaaaagagtaataaCAAAAAACATAGAATGTTCTCAAACTGATGGAAAGCAGAAAAACCAAACAACAGAatttccaaaaagaaaaaatagcaAATAGTATTGGAAAAAGTAAAAGTTTCTcttacaaataaaaagaatcAACTATAATATCAAAACAGGAAAAACAAACCATCATAATCAATCAAGCcataaaaacaataataaacaaaaaataaacctTTCGAGAGTGATGAAATAGAAAAACATCAACATTAATTCcatcataataaaaaattaaagaaagcaTACAATGTATTAACCGCACAGTTCAAACCTACAGAATATACCAatcaatatttgaaaattaacaaaaaaaatgcaaaaaaaaggggaaaagctGAAACACTTTATATTTAAGTATCTTGTAatgaaaattgatgaaaatcaaaatcatatcAAATAACCAAAAGAATAAACTACTAAAGAAAAAACATGTATCGTTATTAGTTAAAGGACAATGAAAGCATCACAGAAAAACTTactcaaagaaaataaacaatttCTGCAGCTGATATGTATGGTCAAACTAAATGTTATATCCACAGAAAAGCAACAAAAGATAGGAGAAAATTATACTATTCAATGGAACAAATTAATGAATCAtgatcaaacaaaaaaaaaaagagcaataACAAAAAACATAGAATCTTTTCAAACTGATGGAAAGCAGAAAAACCAAACAGCACAATTTACAGAAACGAAAAGCAGGAAATAGTATTTGAAGAGGTAAAAGTCTCTcttacaaataaaaacaattaactataatatcaaaacaaaaaaaaaaaacaaaccatTGTAATCAACCAAGGGAAATgaacaataatttataaaaatgaagACCTTTCAATAGTGATGGAATAGAAAAACACCAACATTAATTCcatcataataaaaaattaaagaaagcaTACCCTGTATTAATCACACAGCTTAAACCTACAAACTGtaacaataaatattttaaaattaacagaataaaaaaatataaaaaaaggaaaaaattgaaacgCTTCATATTTAAGTTTCTTATAATGAAAACTgatgaaaatcaaaatcatatgaaataagcaaaagaataaactattaaagaaaaaagaggtaTCGCTATTACTTAAAGCACAATGAAAGCATAACAGAAAAACTAActcaaagaaaacaaacaatttTTGCAGCTTATATGTATGGTCAAACTAAATGTTATATGCACACAGAAATAACAAAACATAGAAAAATATCATACCATTCAAGAGaacaaattaatgaattataatcaataaaaaaacaaaaaagaataataactaaaacatAGAATCTTATCAAACTGATGGAAAGTGCAAAAACCAAATAACCCAAtttacagaaaaaaaaaagcagcaAAGAGTATTGCAAAAGGTAAAAGTCTTTcttacaaataaaaacaattaactacaatatgaaaacaaaaaaaaatgaaccatCGATAATCAATCAAGGcaaaaaaacaattataaacaaaaattaacacCTTTCGAAAGTGACAGAATAGAAGAACAGAAAACAACAGAAGGTATAGAAACCAAAAGAGCAAAGAGTACTTTAGAAGCCAAACGTcacttttataaatataaacaaataacTGTGATATCTATAATAGAATAAGCCAAGACAATTGGAAGAATTGTAAAAAGTTCTCACAAAGAGAACTAACCGGTCAATAGCAGTCCCTGCATGAAGATAAAAATTAGACATAAAAGTCAAGGTAACTGACAATTGATATGACCGACTAAGAAGCAAAaaatttgcatatattttatcttttaactcTTTCCAATGATTAAAACGACACagtttcaaaaacaaacaaaacccTAACAACCTAATGGAACCCATCAGCTCTTCTCAGCAACCATCCCAATCAACAAATAACGATCTATTCAGTTGCCGTTgctcaaaatcaaacaaaaaacaacTGACCAACCCCAAAACGACAAACCAAAAGCTTGTAGAATCACTAATTCATTAACTCTTTTGTCTTTGTCCTCTCCACCTACAAAATCCTTCAACAACTTACTGTTTCAACTTTTTATAACTTAACAACAAACGAACAATCTAACTTAACCGATTtacgtaaaaaaaaaagccaatgTCGATTCAACTATGTATTCTTTAATTCCTATTCCTCTGCCCTCTGATCCcgttaaaactttaaaatatcGCTTCTTTTCATCCCCAGCTTAAAAaactttcttctcttcctaATTTGATCTGTCAATAGCTCTCCACTGTATGAACCTTCGCAACGTTCTTCTCCTTTGATTCGACACAAATagaaagagggaaaaaaaaccctaaaacgATCGACCGCCTGAAAGAAATCaaacagaaaacaaaataaacatagcTAAGGCCAAAACGACACCGCTTCCATAAAACAAACAACAGAAGGGGATGggaaaaagggtaaaaaaCGACATCGTTTCGTAGagggaaagggaaaaaaaaagagagagcaAACCATGCAATTGAGTGACACTTGTCATTTAATTACGccaacaataaaaaagaattgaaacaGTAAAACCTGATCctccttttatatataatatagatatatatatatatacaagttATCTTGACGCATTGAATGCTAAAGCAAGCCAAGATAATCTAGAGAGTAGGAAGTAAATAACGATCCCCATGggaaaaaaaacccaaacccacataaaaatgatttattaCCAAAATTCTAGagaaaaaaagtcaaatttagGTAGATaagtatttttaattaattttttatatatcatTCATCTATGTATTCATTTAATCAGtctaataatatttatttttaatatacttttcaaaaaaaatatttatttttaatattactttatttaactatttttaataaaaaaaattgaagagacTCACCAGTaaattgcataaataattacgtcatattttatatatgaatttgaaaataaattatgaaaattatacaTACAATTTATAGTCAATCTTATGAGAATATTAACCCAAGTCTTGTGCAATATTAATAAGCTGCATAGATAATTACGATACAGGTTAAGATGTGGTCCATGTACAGCCCCATTTTATTTGGCATTTCGGctcttaaagaaaaattgtttgCTAGAAAACTGGATTTGAACAATAATGATGATGGAACTTTATTATAGTTATTAGTAAAAATTAGGCCAATTTGAGCtgaaaatgttaaaataaaTGACATTGCATTTGTaactctaaaccctaaacATGATGCCAAACCAGCCCTAAAACTCTAAATTGATCCCTAAAAAGGAAGGCTTTCATATCGTCGTAAATCTTCTACCTCTTACTATAATACACACGACAATACCAAATAAAGAGAATATGGGAAAGGAAggcttattttattatgtaattaaattattgatGTTTATTCGTTTTATTCACTTAAACCACTCCACTTGCGCATGTACaaaaattttctgtttctgAGAATATGCTCCATCTCTCTGTCCCATTAATAAAATCTTGATGAGTAgcataattaaagaaaagtaaactttttttaattggaaaaactttttttaattggaaacCTTTGTTatgcttaaggaaaaaaaattcctttaaTGATAACCCtttctaatatttaataatagattaaaatattttcattccttaaattttaatcgaaATATCAAATGAGTCtattagttttcgaaatggACACTCTGTCTCAAGAGTGCAAAcattattaacaaaaattatgaaaaaattaaaatgctctttctttatttattaatttaaaaaattattattatattttttaaaaaaaatagggaGCACCAAAGGGAGGAGAGCACTGGTTGGTGCTCCCAAAGGAAAGGAGTACTAGATTGGTGCTCCCAAGGGAGGAGAGCTTCATTGCTCCCTTGATGgggagctttttttttttttaattaataaaattatataataataaattttaaaattaatcaaggataattttttttatctattatcATGTCATCGAATTGATAGAATATTAACAGTTGGACCTACGTAtctattgaaaattatttttttggacagaatttttttttaaattcataaattttcatataatttcaattaatattttaaaaaatagagatATTTTACCGTtaataatatgatatatgaaATATATTCTTATAACATGTTTAATCGGGAGAAtgattattctattttctcttatTCTAATGTGAGGCCCAATTAGTTTGGTTTAAAATCCAACTTCAAAACGGTCTTTCCTAGAAATGACACTCAGGGAGAGATTGGAATAGTTAATACTGATCCACTTAgtattaattatttggaatTTCAAGAAATAAAGTCTAAATAAttgtaaacaaaaataatccTGCTTATCTTGTGAAATTCTTAATCTTACcgtataaaaaaattttctttttcctcattttcctcttgttctctctcttcctcatcCGCCTCTCCCCCCTTCTCTCTAAGCAAACCCTAGCTCTACAATCGTTGGCTTCCTCCACAACAGTCGCCGTCCTCTCTGTCGGTCAGCACAGCCAAactgctttttgtttttttgtttttggtctTCCTTTCAACGTACTATTAAAATTGATAGCAAAAGTAATGCATAGTGTTGGGAAGGGATTCCgtaatattaaaattgatgtaatacattaatttattattcGATTGATGGGTTTCATATCGATCTGAATCCTCATATCGAATTCAATGCATTTTAAAGGTTGCTCAAGAATTCATAAGTTGTCGAATGTTGATTGGCGAAACGTAGTTGAGGCCACCATCTAGTGCATGCTTTGCTGTAATCAGATTAGCAGTCTCTGTTGGATGGAATGGATCCCAGAAGACATACTTGGTTCTGTCTCGACAAACTCGAGAGAAAGACTCGCATGGAACTAGACCACCATGTTGTCCAATTACTTGACAACAAGCAGATTCTGCATTTTCAAATCctgaaacaagaagaaaaaaacccaGACAGACAAGCGCATCAAAGAGTATTAGGAGATGCAAATTTCAAACATTTCCCATTTCCAGATTCCAATATCATATCAACGTCAAAGGGCAAACGTAAATTACCATATGATTTATAGTTCTGTAATATGTCCTCTGAAATTGCGTAAAGATCTAGATAAACAAATGTTGATCCTGCAAGATTTGTTGTAAGCTCTTGGAGTAGGCTCTTCAGCCTAGTGTTATATAACTTGGCTAATTCATTCAGGAAATCAACACAACCACCTTGGGATGAATGTAAATCTTTCTCAAAAGGGATGCACCCAACGACAGGGGCATTTGTCACTGCGATCTTTCTTGCATCCAAACTGTAAAGAGTCTACAAGGTAGAATTGCAATTTTTGTTGTTAGATTTTAGCTATTATACATGTAACACATAGTTGAAGATAGGAGTTAGTTTGAAGAAATATTTACTGTGAGTTGGGAttgaaatttggaaattaaattatcCAAATAAACATCACGAGAAGTGGAAGCCTCCGCCGAGAAGATATCATTTGAGCCAATCACAACCAAGTAGAATGCCTGTGTAAGCAGTCCCTGAGCTGCTGGAGCACCGATTCTTGAGATGATGTCTTGCCTAGTCTTTGCGAAGTTGTTGATTTGTTGATCCATGCAAATTGGAGCACCCTAAAAAATAATGCAACGAATTccattaatcaaattttgaataaCTACTGAGGTAAAAGGCTGTAATCACATTTTAACTCTATAAAACGGGAAATGAAATCCTTTaccaataaataaaagaggaaAGAGATAATCTTACAAAGACTGATCCAGTGGAATTAAGAATTCCTGATCCAGAAGAAGCGTAGTTGACACCTTTCAAAATCACATCTCCGGTAGTATTCGGGTTCAGGTAAGGAGGAGTGAAATTCTTAAAGCCTATTTCCTCTTCTGcggaaacaaaaaattttaaaaaataacgaAGCTCTCAACAGCATCCTAAGTTTTTCCCATAATATATATCATGATCTGATAATTATCTGAGGTTACTTCACAAAAGAAGAGCAAAACTTGCCTATAATGTCACCAATTGTTCTAGCGTTGGTATATCGTCCGGATGGACTTCCATTCACAAAGTCAATACCATTTGGAAACATTGGCATTGCATCTGTGTCAATGTAGTAGTTGTTGCCTACATCAACCAGAGAATCTCCAAATATAAAAGCAGCAGAAACATTTTGTGCAGAGCAGGTGCCTGGCGAGTAATGGATGGCTAAAATCTGATAAATTACATGGATGATGAAAACCCTGTTCAAATTGGTGCCCATTTTACCAAAAATGTACCAGAAAATCCCCTCAAGAAAACTAATTTGTAGATTGATTTGGATGTATTTGCAGAGATAAACAGTAGTCTTTTATGCTTGTAGCCATCCAGCAAACTGGGAGGTGGGAAAGGACTTATTAAAGACAGATTGTTACATTGATGCATTAAATGGTAAAGCAAGCAAAGGTACTATGGGTACTAGGAACGAAGAATGAGACAGCCGCATTAATATACCATCTCGAGTTTTCAATCTTAAAATGTGATTGATTACTAAGATTATATTAATTGATGTTAATATAAAGAGTAAGACTTAGCAGGAGTTccttaatttaaatttgaccTAATACtcgaaaaaaattttaaaactaattaagaaaacttaaataaatttttatttttttattgtgtttaatcaaatttatatacttttattttgaatcaaataagctcttataattaataattgattaatttttattaattaaaatattatttgtcattttatatctgCATAACACTGGTGTGGCTTTAAcgagaaagataaaaaataccACATGATAATGTTATCATGTTATATTAGCATATCATGCCATCATCAACTATGAGATTTTAgcagactatgttagtgtcacatagtataaaatgataagtgatattttgattaagttaACTATTAATCATAAGAACTAATTTGactctaaataaaaaatatacggacttatttaattaaaagtaaaaatataaaaatttgattaaacataataaaagtataaagatttatttgaatttttttgaataatttagagACTTTTTAAACactatgtttttaaatttcttatgAAAGACAATTTTAGTAagaacttgaaaattaaacaattaaatcaataaaacattttaataaacaCATCATGtatcaaaaatattaaataatttcaataaattttaatattttatttaaatatatttaaaaattcatcacattaacgtatatttttaattaattattgatacATTATTCATCCAACTATTAATAGActatgtataaatatattctcATTTAACAAAAACCATTAATATGGTAATTACTATAATATCACTTCTTAGGTTTCATGACATAAGTTTTCTTACCATGTCAAAGGCAAAGGCAGCTTGCATATatattagtattatttaatAACCCCGACAACAAAACTCTGTTGTGTCACATATGTCTGCCACTATTTAACAACAAGTTGCCTACACAGTGCAACTCTACAGTTTTACACATGGTCCGCAGCCAATAATACGATTTACATTGTTTTATAGGCCATCACTTTGTTATTTTCCTAGATCTGCACCTACCacaatttttcttctattctagttatgtattttaaataatttgatttaaaaaaaagaacagaaacaataataaaaattttattcatcttttatatatatatatat
It includes:
- the LOC18596403 gene encoding GDSL esterase/lipase At4g16230, whose product is MGTNLNRVFIIHVIYQILAIHYSPGTCSAQNVSAAFIFGDSLVDVGNNYYIDTDAMPMFPNGIDFVNGSPSGRYTNARTIGDIIEEEIGFKNFTPPYLNPNTTGDVILKGVNYASSGSGILNSTGSVFGAPICMDQQINNFAKTRQDIISRIGAPAAQGLLTQAFYLVVIGSNDIFSAEASTSRDVYLDNLISKFQSQLTTLYSLDARKIAVTNAPVVGCIPFEKDLHSSQGGCVDFLNELAKLYNTRLKSLLQELTTNLAGSTFVYLDLYAISEDILQNYKSYGFENAESACCQVIGQHGGLVPCESFSRVCRDRTKYVFWDPFHPTETANLITAKHALDGGLNYVSPINIRQLMNS